A genomic segment from Segniliparus rotundus DSM 44985 encodes:
- a CDS encoding phospho-sugar mutase: protein MGEQRGAPLAGAVRELAAQVEAWIEADPDPGDRDELRALLAAQAWDELADRFAAPLAFGTAGLRGQMRAGPNGMNLAVVVRASRGLADWLVEQGLQGETVVVGCDARHRSAQFAQAAAEVFAAAGFDVLALPSSLPTPVTAFIVKWWCAAAGVQITASHNPPQDNGYKVYVSDGAQLLPPLDREIEAALAATAPANQVPRSALVPKPHVDDAVQTYLDRVGAVGHSSARAARIALTPMHGVGGNIAVEALRRAGFEDVHVVAEQFEPDPDFPTAPFPNPEEPGATDLLLALAARVGADLAVALDPDADRLALGVPSDGGWRMLTGDEAGVLLGGWVLDNSPTEDPITASTVVSSRQLQALAEARLTRHVRTLTGFKWLVRAGEGLPGTLVYAYEEAIGHCVDPDAVRDKDGISAAVLAADLVADLKARGRTVQQVLDEYAVELGVYATRQVSLRFPHLGGISAAMAKLRAEPPAELRGEPARFEDLARPARGPSTDAVVMTSDSLRVVVRPSGTEPKLKIYLEATEPVPDAAALPGARAAAERQLDGLADWAHSLLNS, encoded by the coding sequence ATGGGCGAACAGCGAGGAGCGCCGCTGGCCGGAGCTGTCCGCGAGCTCGCCGCCCAGGTCGAGGCTTGGATTGAAGCCGACCCAGATCCGGGGGACCGCGACGAGCTGCGCGCGTTGCTCGCCGCGCAGGCATGGGACGAGCTGGCGGACCGGTTCGCCGCCCCGCTTGCCTTCGGCACGGCGGGTTTGCGCGGGCAGATGCGCGCCGGGCCGAACGGGATGAACCTCGCCGTGGTCGTCCGAGCCAGTCGGGGCCTCGCCGATTGGCTCGTCGAGCAGGGGTTGCAGGGGGAGACGGTCGTGGTGGGCTGCGACGCGCGCCACCGTTCCGCGCAATTCGCCCAAGCGGCAGCGGAGGTGTTCGCCGCTGCGGGCTTCGACGTGCTCGCGCTGCCGAGCAGCCTGCCGACCCCGGTCACCGCCTTCATTGTGAAATGGTGGTGCGCGGCGGCAGGCGTGCAGATCACCGCGAGCCACAATCCGCCGCAGGACAACGGCTACAAAGTCTATGTGAGCGACGGCGCGCAACTTTTGCCGCCGTTGGACCGGGAGATCGAGGCGGCTCTTGCGGCGACTGCTCCGGCCAACCAGGTTCCGCGCAGCGCCCTCGTGCCGAAACCGCATGTCGACGACGCCGTGCAGACGTATCTCGACCGGGTGGGCGCCGTCGGGCACAGCAGCGCCCGCGCCGCGCGGATCGCGTTGACGCCGATGCACGGCGTCGGCGGGAACATCGCAGTCGAAGCGCTGCGCAGGGCCGGGTTCGAGGACGTGCATGTGGTCGCGGAGCAGTTCGAGCCGGACCCCGACTTCCCGACGGCGCCCTTCCCGAATCCGGAGGAGCCTGGCGCGACGGACCTCCTGCTGGCATTGGCCGCGCGTGTGGGCGCGGATCTGGCCGTGGCGTTGGACCCGGACGCGGACCGCCTCGCGCTCGGCGTGCCCTCAGACGGCGGCTGGCGGATGCTCACCGGGGACGAGGCGGGCGTCCTCCTCGGCGGCTGGGTCCTGGACAATTCGCCCACGGAAGACCCGATCACCGCGAGCACCGTCGTCTCCTCGCGCCAGCTGCAAGCCCTCGCCGAAGCGCGGCTCACCCGGCACGTGCGCACCTTGACCGGGTTCAAATGGCTGGTCCGCGCGGGTGAGGGGCTGCCGGGAACCCTTGTGTACGCGTACGAGGAGGCCATCGGGCATTGTGTGGACCCTGACGCGGTGCGCGACAAGGACGGGATCAGCGCGGCGGTGCTCGCGGCCGACCTCGTCGCGGACCTCAAGGCGCGGGGGCGCACCGTCCAACAGGTCCTCGACGAGTACGCCGTGGAGCTCGGGGTGTACGCGACCAGGCAGGTTTCCTTGCGGTTCCCCCATCTCGGCGGCATTTCGGCGGCCATGGCGAAGTTGCGCGCCGAACCGCCGGCCGAGCTGCGGGGCGAGCCTGCCCGATTCGAAGACCTCGCTCGGCCAGCGCGCGGGCCGAGCACGGACGCGGTGGTCATGACCAGCGACAGCCTGCGCGTGGTGGTCCGCCCTTCCGGCACGGAGCCGAAGCTGAAGATCTACCTCGAAGCGACCGAGCCGGTCCCGGACGCGGCCGCCCTGCCAGGGGCTCGGGCTGCCGCTGAGCGGCAGTTGGACGGATTGGCGGATTGGGCGCATTCCCTGTTAAACTCGTGA
- the tsf gene encoding translation elongation factor Ts produces MANYTAADVKRLRDLTGSGMMDCKNALAESDGEFDKAVEILRVKGAKDVGKRAERTTAEGLVASADGVLVEFNCETDFVAKGSDFQSLAERIVKAAATARPQSTAELEAVDLDGKTVKEAVDELSAKIGEKLALGRVASFDGTVATYLHQRSSDLPPAIGVLVEYTGDGDKAAEAANWAAKQIAALKAKYLSREDVPEDVVEQERRVAEEITRSEGKPEQAIAKIVEGRVGAFFKEAVLLEQASVADPKQTVANQLKSAGAEVTRFVRFEVGQS; encoded by the coding sequence ATGGCGAACTACACCGCCGCCGATGTGAAACGCCTGCGCGACCTCACCGGCTCGGGCATGATGGACTGCAAGAACGCTCTTGCCGAGAGCGACGGCGAATTCGACAAGGCGGTGGAGATCCTCCGGGTCAAAGGCGCCAAGGACGTCGGCAAGCGCGCGGAGCGGACCACCGCCGAGGGCTTGGTGGCCAGCGCGGACGGCGTGCTCGTCGAGTTCAACTGCGAGACGGACTTCGTCGCCAAGGGCAGTGACTTCCAGTCGCTCGCCGAGCGCATCGTGAAGGCCGCCGCCACTGCCCGGCCGCAGTCCACCGCCGAACTCGAGGCTGTCGACCTCGACGGCAAGACGGTGAAAGAGGCCGTGGACGAGCTTTCCGCGAAGATCGGCGAGAAACTTGCCCTTGGCCGGGTCGCGTCCTTCGACGGCACAGTCGCGACCTACTTGCACCAGCGCAGCTCCGACCTGCCGCCCGCGATCGGCGTGCTCGTGGAGTACACCGGCGACGGCGACAAGGCCGCCGAGGCCGCGAACTGGGCCGCGAAGCAGATCGCCGCGCTCAAGGCCAAGTACCTCTCCCGCGAGGACGTGCCCGAGGACGTCGTCGAGCAAGAGCGCCGCGTCGCCGAGGAGATCACCCGGTCCGAGGGCAAGCCCGAGCAGGCCATCGCGAAGATCGTCGAAGGCCGAGTGGGCGCTTTCTTCAAGGAAGCTGTGCTGCTGGAGCAGGCGAGCGTCGCCGATCCGAAGCAGACAGTCGCGAACCAGCTCAAATCCGCTGGCGCCGAAGTCACCCGGTTCGTCCGGTTCGAGGTCGGCCAGAGCTGA
- the rpsB gene encoding 30S ribosomal protein S2 yields the protein MAVVTMRQLLDSGAHFGHQTRRWNPKMKRFIFTDRNGIYIIDLQQTLTAIDRAYEFVKETVAHGGTILFVGTKKQAQEPIATEAARVGMPYVNQRWLGGMLTNFQTVHKRLQRLKELESMEQTGGFSGRTKKEILGLTREMNKLDRSLGGLRDMAKLPSALWVVDTNKEHIAVGEARKLGIPVVAILDTNCDPDLVDYPIPANDDAIRSAALLTRVVATAVADGLQQRASQRGGKGGEAEPLAEWEQELLAQGGEAAEPAAAEAAEPAAAEPAAAEAVSVEGAASTA from the coding sequence ATGGCTGTGGTGACTATGCGGCAGCTGCTCGACAGCGGCGCACATTTCGGGCATCAGACCCGCCGTTGGAACCCGAAGATGAAGCGTTTCATCTTCACCGACCGCAACGGCATTTACATCATCGACTTGCAGCAGACGCTGACCGCGATCGACCGCGCCTACGAGTTCGTCAAGGAGACCGTCGCGCACGGCGGCACGATCCTCTTCGTCGGCACCAAGAAGCAGGCCCAGGAGCCCATCGCGACCGAGGCGGCCCGCGTCGGCATGCCGTACGTCAACCAGCGCTGGCTCGGCGGCATGCTCACGAACTTCCAGACCGTCCACAAGCGGCTGCAGCGCCTGAAAGAGCTCGAGTCCATGGAGCAGACCGGGGGCTTCTCCGGGCGCACCAAGAAAGAGATCCTCGGCCTCACCCGTGAGATGAACAAGCTCGACCGCAGCCTTGGCGGCCTGCGCGACATGGCCAAGCTGCCGTCCGCGCTGTGGGTCGTCGACACCAACAAGGAGCACATCGCCGTCGGCGAGGCCCGCAAACTCGGCATCCCGGTGGTCGCGATCCTCGACACGAACTGCGACCCCGACTTGGTCGACTACCCGATCCCGGCCAACGACGACGCGATCCGTTCCGCCGCGCTGCTCACCCGTGTGGTCGCCACCGCGGTGGCCGACGGTTTGCAGCAGCGCGCGAGCCAGCGCGGCGGCAAGGGCGGCGAGGCGGAGCCGCTTGCCGAGTGGGAGCAGGAGCTGCTCGCCCAGGGCGGCGAGGCCGCAGAGCCCGCTGCCGCAGAGGCTGCGGAGCCTGCCGCCGCTGAGCCCGCCGCCGCGGAAGCCGTGTCCGTGGAAGGCGCGGCCTCCACGGCCTGA
- the pyrH gene encoding UMP kinase yields the protein MTEAPTAESVNRPPRQGYGRVLLKLGGEMFGGGSVGVDPDVVDAVAEQIADVVAQGVQVAVVIGGGNFFRGAELQQRGLERSRADYMGMLGTVMNCLALQDFLQKKGIDTRVQTAITMGQVAEPYIPLRAKRHLEKGRVVIFGAGMGLPYFSTDTTAAQRALEVGAEVVLLAKGVDGVYSDDPKKNPDAVKYDELTFQEALERGLKVADAAAFAVCRDNKMPMLVFNLLVSGNIARAVSGERIGTLVRW from the coding sequence ATGACTGAAGCTCCCACCGCTGAATCCGTCAACCGGCCTCCTCGTCAGGGGTATGGCCGGGTGCTGCTCAAACTGGGCGGCGAGATGTTCGGCGGCGGGAGCGTCGGGGTGGACCCAGACGTTGTGGACGCGGTCGCCGAGCAGATCGCCGATGTGGTCGCCCAGGGCGTCCAGGTCGCGGTGGTGATCGGCGGCGGCAACTTCTTCCGAGGCGCCGAGTTGCAGCAACGCGGCTTGGAGCGCTCGCGCGCGGATTACATGGGCATGCTCGGCACGGTCATGAACTGCTTGGCCCTGCAGGACTTCTTGCAGAAGAAGGGCATCGACACCCGCGTGCAAACAGCCATCACGATGGGGCAGGTCGCCGAACCGTACATCCCGCTGCGGGCCAAGCGCCACTTGGAGAAGGGCCGTGTGGTCATCTTCGGCGCCGGCATGGGCTTGCCGTATTTCTCCACCGACACCACCGCCGCGCAGCGCGCGTTGGAAGTCGGAGCCGAAGTGGTGCTGCTCGCGAAGGGGGTTGACGGCGTCTATTCGGACGATCCGAAGAAAAACCCCGACGCGGTCAAATACGACGAGCTGACGTTCCAAGAGGCATTGGAGCGCGGCTTGAAAGTGGCAGACGCCGCAGCGTTCGCAGTGTGCCGGGACAACAAGATGCCGATGCTGGTGTTCAATCTGCTCGTTTCCGGCAACATCGCCCGCGCGGTGTCGGGCGAGCGGATCGGCACCCTCGTTCGTTGGTAA
- a CDS encoding phosphatidate cytidylyltransferase, translating to MTAEAGGPPEKGRTDRSGESKKKPKAGRDLAAAIIVGVSLGAMIVAVLALAPKLWVAVIAVAMVIATIEVAKRFNEHGVATLYAPAIIGGQSIIWASFFKGAHGMLAAYAATVVVCMVWCLLRKGLSGKPDQYVAEVTHTLFVVTWVPFFASFSVLLVQSGADGWKQLACLFVVVACSDVGGYATGVFFGRHPMAPAISPAKSWEGFAGAVLLSQVGSILVVRQLLGQPYWVGVALGALMVLTATGGDLVESQVKRDLGIKDMGTLLPGHGGIMDRLDSLLPSAAAAWIVLDVLS from the coding sequence ATGACGGCAGAAGCCGGGGGGCCGCCGGAGAAGGGTCGAACAGACAGATCCGGCGAATCCAAGAAGAAGCCCAAGGCGGGGCGAGACCTCGCCGCCGCGATCATTGTCGGCGTCTCCCTCGGCGCGATGATCGTCGCCGTGCTCGCGCTGGCTCCCAAGCTGTGGGTCGCCGTGATCGCCGTTGCGATGGTCATCGCCACGATTGAAGTGGCAAAACGGTTCAACGAGCACGGTGTGGCGACGTTGTACGCGCCAGCGATCATCGGCGGTCAGAGCATCATTTGGGCGAGCTTTTTCAAGGGCGCCCACGGGATGCTCGCCGCCTACGCGGCCACGGTCGTGGTCTGCATGGTCTGGTGTTTGCTGCGCAAAGGGCTCAGCGGCAAGCCGGACCAATACGTCGCCGAAGTGACCCACACGCTCTTTGTCGTGACCTGGGTGCCTTTCTTCGCGTCGTTTTCCGTCTTGCTCGTGCAGAGCGGCGCGGACGGCTGGAAGCAGCTCGCGTGCTTGTTCGTCGTGGTGGCCTGTTCGGATGTGGGCGGTTACGCGACCGGTGTGTTCTTCGGCCGTCACCCGATGGCGCCGGCGATCAGCCCCGCGAAGTCCTGGGAGGGCTTTGCCGGGGCCGTTCTGCTCAGCCAAGTCGGCTCGATCCTCGTCGTGCGGCAGTTGCTCGGCCAGCCGTACTGGGTGGGCGTCGCGCTGGGCGCGCTGATGGTGCTCACCGCGACCGGCGGCGATCTGGTCGAGTCTCAGGTCAAGCGCGATCTCGGCATCAAAGACATGGGGACGCTCCTGCCCGGCCACGGCGGCATCATGGACCGCCTCGACTCCTTGCTGCCCTCAGCGGCAGCGGCGTGGATCGTGCTCGACGTGCTCAGCTGA
- a CDS encoding purine-nucleoside phosphorylase — translation MTVETAHVLENPEQAAQIAADELAKRTGVASHSVAVVLGSGWAPAVDRLGEPSSVAPMAELPGFLAPGVSGHQGLALSIPVGAQRVLALVGRTHAYEGHDLAYVVHGVRVAAAAGARTVILTNAAGGLSPQYRVGQPVLISDHLNLTARSPLRGPKFVDLTDAYSPRLRALAREVDPSLAEGVYAGLPGPHYETPAEVRSLQVLGADLVGMSTVHETIAARAAGLEVLGVSLVTNIAAGLAGKSLNHAEVLEEGHLAATRVGGLLRTIISRL, via the coding sequence ATGACTGTGGAGACGGCGCACGTCCTCGAGAACCCCGAGCAGGCGGCGCAGATCGCGGCTGACGAGCTCGCCAAACGCACGGGGGTGGCGAGCCATTCGGTCGCCGTGGTGCTCGGTTCTGGTTGGGCCCCGGCCGTGGACCGGCTCGGGGAGCCGAGTTCGGTGGCGCCGATGGCCGAGCTGCCGGGCTTTCTCGCACCAGGGGTCTCCGGCCACCAGGGCCTCGCCTTGTCCATCCCGGTCGGAGCCCAACGCGTCCTCGCCCTGGTGGGGCGCACACACGCGTACGAGGGCCATGACCTCGCCTATGTCGTCCACGGTGTGCGGGTCGCGGCGGCGGCGGGGGCGCGCACCGTGATCCTGACGAACGCGGCGGGCGGCCTGAGCCCGCAGTACCGGGTGGGACAACCCGTGCTCATCAGCGACCATCTCAACCTCACTGCCCGCTCGCCGTTGCGAGGCCCGAAGTTCGTCGACCTCACCGACGCGTACTCGCCCAGGCTGCGGGCGCTCGCCCGCGAGGTGGACCCGAGCTTGGCCGAAGGCGTGTACGCGGGCCTGCCTGGGCCGCATTACGAGACTCCCGCCGAGGTCAGGTCGCTGCAGGTGCTGGGAGCCGACCTTGTGGGCATGTCCACGGTCCACGAGACCATCGCCGCGCGGGCGGCGGGCTTGGAAGTGCTTGGCGTGTCATTGGTGACCAACATCGCCGCAGGGCTCGCGGGGAAGTCGTTGAACCATGCCGAAGTGCTCGAAGAGGGGCATCTGGCCGCGACCAGGGTCGGGGGCCTGCTGCGCACGATTATCTCCAGGCTATGA
- the frr gene encoding ribosome recycling factor, producing the protein MIDEILFEAEERMELAVEVAKDDFAAIRTGRATASLFAKVVVDYYGTPTPIPQISSVQTPDPRLVVIKPYEAGQLRAIEEAIQKSDLGLNPSNDGQVVRVAIPALTEERRKEFAKQARGKAEEARVTVRNVRRKANEQLGKLSKEGQTGEDDVARAEKELDKLTARFVGVIDELVKKKEAELLEV; encoded by the coding sequence ATGATTGACGAGATTCTCTTCGAGGCCGAGGAGCGCATGGAATTGGCCGTGGAAGTGGCCAAGGACGATTTCGCGGCCATCCGCACAGGCCGCGCCACAGCCTCGCTTTTCGCCAAGGTGGTAGTGGACTACTACGGCACCCCGACCCCGATCCCGCAGATTTCCAGCGTGCAGACCCCGGACCCGCGCCTCGTGGTCATCAAGCCCTATGAGGCGGGACAGTTGCGCGCTATCGAGGAGGCGATCCAAAAGAGCGACCTGGGTCTGAACCCGAGCAACGACGGCCAGGTCGTGCGGGTGGCGATTCCAGCGCTCACCGAGGAACGGCGCAAAGAGTTCGCCAAACAGGCCCGAGGCAAGGCGGAAGAGGCCAGGGTGACGGTGCGCAACGTGCGGCGCAAGGCGAACGAACAGCTCGGCAAGCTCTCGAAAGAGGGGCAGACGGGCGAGGACGACGTGGCCCGCGCCGAGAAAGAACTCGATAAGCTGACCGCGAGGTTCGTCGGCGTCATTGACGAACTTGTGAAGAAGAAAGAAGCCGAGCTGCTCGAGGTGTGA